TGCCGGGATGGCGGAATTGGTAGACGCAGCGGACTCAAAATCCGCCGGTCGCAAGGCCTTGGGGGTTCGAGTCCCCCTCCCGGTACCAGAATAAAAACAGTGGGTTACTTGTCTGCGAACAGGCAGGAGTAGCCCATTTTGTTTTTTCGACGCCAGCCCAGCCCCGCTATCGCCCCGGTCGACTATCCGTTCCGACGTCTCCCGAATAGTCCGGTATTACCGCCACTTGGTCTTATCAAACACCCCGCGCTGGACGATCTCCCGGGTTTTATAGCCATCGAAATTGAAATCCCCGGGCAGATGCGTCCGGTTGGGCCGCCCCCGCTTCCCCAGACGGACGACTATAAGCAGCGCCAAGCCGGCCATGATCCACCCCAGCGCGGTCATGGCCGGCCTCCTTGGCGTAAATGGGCATGGCTCCCCCGGGTGATGCCCAGGGCAAGGCCTCGGGCGAAGGCCAAGGCAAGCGTCCGCGCCCCGGCGCCGTCACCGGAAACCGACACCCCGGGGTGTCCGCCCTGGCGGGCCGACTGTCGGCCGAAGCTCTCCAAAAGACCTTCGGCGGTGGGCAACATTTCCTGGTCAGGGTCCAAAAGTTCCAGGTCGATATGCCTGACGCCCCGCTCCAGCGCCCCCACCAGACAATCGCCGAGATTGGCTATGCCTGCTTCGCCAAGCACTCCTTCGATGCGGATGGCGCAGCGCTCCGGCCAGCGAACGGCCCAAATCGTGCTGCCTTCGGCCGGAGACAGATAGACGTCCAGGTCCGGATTGGCATCCGGTATGCTCGCCGCAACGTACCAGCGGTCGGGGCCAAGCGGGCGGACAAACAATCCGGGTGTGCCGGACGGCGTGAAGCGGCATTGCGTCCCGGCCAGGAAGCCGGGACGCCCATTGGTTAACCCGGCGGCATCGATTCCGGGGACAACTGTTTCAGGCTGCGACATAAACGACCTCCCTCCGGCTCCAGGCGGGCCGGAATACGGGACATCCTACGACGGGGCGGGCGTGGTGCAATCAGGCCGGCTCCTGAGATAATCCGGGATATCCTCCCGGGATTTTGGGATCGTCTCCCGAAATCCCGGGGGGCGGGCGGCCTGGTGCGGCCAGGGCTGACAAGGGCCTGGGAAAAGGCTATTGGTCCGACATCTTCAGGTGCCCTTACCGCCAAATTCGACACCAGCATGAACGCTCCTGCACCCCCCGATCCCCTTGCCGTCGTACGCGAAGCCGAACACGCCAAAACCGTGGCGGCGCTTTGTGAACGCATCAAGGAACTCGATTGTCTCTACGAGATCACGCGCCTGTCTCAGCGCCAGGATACCGCCCTGGACGACATCCTGGCCGGGGCATGCAGCGTGGCCGCCAGGGCCTGGCAGTATCCGGCCGTGACCTGCGTGCGGGTGACCATTGGCGGGCGCAACCGGGCTACAGCCAACTGGCGTCGACCCGTTGCCCGCCAGGAAAGCCCCATCCGTATTCAGGGCGAATCTGTCGGGCGTATCGAGGTGGGGTATCTGGACAAGTGCGCCGAGGCCGACGAGGGACCGTTTCTGCGCGAGGAACGCCATCTTCTCGACGCAGTGGCCGACCATCTTGGGCGCATCATCGAGGCCCGCAAAGCCGAGGAACAGGTGCTCCGCCTCTCCCGGGAACTTATCAGAGCCCAGGAAACCGAGCGCCAGCGCATCGCTCGGGAACTCCATGACGATGTGGCCCAGAATCTGTCCCTGGTCCGCCTATCCCTGGATCGGCTGGCTGTTGTGCCGGAGGCGGGCGTGAATCCGGGCTCGGACTGCCGGGACGCGATTCAGGAGAGTTCCGCTCGCCTGGGGGCGGCCATTGCCTCCCTGCGCAATCTGGCCAGCGACCTGCTCCCCCCGGCCCTTGACCGTCTGGGGCTGGCTGAGGCCGCCTCGAACCTCTGCCGCGAAACCGCTGTCCGCACCGGCTTGGTCGTGGAATTTTCCGCCGACGGGCTGGAGGTGGCACGGGTCGATTTTGAAACCGGGCTGAACCTGTATCGTGTGCTTCAGGAGGCCCTGGCTAATGCCTGCCGCCACAGCCGCTGTTCCCGGATTGTCGTTCGTCTGATTGCGTCCCATCCCCTGCTGCTGCTGCGTGTTGACGATGACGGCATGGGCTTTGAACCCGAGGTTCGACTGGCCGAGGCGCTGGGACAAAAGCGCATGGGCCTTTGGAGCATGGGGGAGCGGGTGCGCCTGCTCGGCGGCAGGTTGCGCATCCGGTCGCGGCCGGGGCAGGGGGTGCGGATCAAGGCCGAGATACCGCTTGGCCTGGGGGGAGCATGAGCGACAGCGTCAGGATTCTCATTGTCGACGATCATGGGCTGATGCGCCAGGGACTGACGGCGCTTTTGGTCGGCCATGCCCGGTATGCCGTGGTTGGGGAGGCGTCTGACGTGGCTTCGGCTGTAACGGCCGTCCGGGAATTGGCGCCGGATGTGCTGCTCCTTGATATCGGGCTGGGGCAGGGCAGCGGCGTCGAGGTTTTGAGTCGACTGGAAGGGGTGCATCCGCGTCCGAGAGTGCTTGTCGTCACCATGCACGTCCGCCTTGATCTCGTGGCCGAATGCTTCCGGACCGGGGCCATGGGGTATGTTGTCAAAGATTCGGCAGCATCAAGTCTGTTGGCCGGCATCGACGCGGTGATGCGCGGCGAACGCTACCTTGACGCGACTATTACGCCGCAGGTGCTCATGCGCCTGGACGAATACGCAGCCCGTCGGCCCCAGCCCCGTGACCCGGCCTATGAGGGGCTTACCCGGCGCGAACAGCAGATACTGCGCCTGTTGGCCGAGGGCAGAACTCCATCGGCCATCGCTGCAGAGCTGTTTGTATCCAAAAAAACCGTGGAAAATCATCGGGGCAATATTTTCGGCAAACTCGGCCTGACCAATCTGGCCGAACTGGTGCATTATGCTGTGCGCCTGGGCATTGTGGATCTGGATGACAATCCTGCCCAGTGAAGACGGCCGGGGCGCACCGAGGTTCGGCCTCCGTTCGAGGCTTGGTTATTTCCTAGTTCTCCGGTAGATTGGCGCGCGAACTCTGGAGGCGATATGTCTGATTCGGCAAAAGCCATGGTTCTGGGCTCATTTATCGGCGACGCATTGGCGCTTGGGCCACATTGGGAATATGACACGACAGCCTTGGCCCAGCGATTTGGGTCGGTGACCGGGTATATCGACCCGCCCGAAGACAGCTTGCATGCCGGGAAAAAAGCCGGCGAGCTGACCCATTACGGGGATCAGACTTTGGTGTTGCTCGACTCCCTGGCCGCCCGGGGCTGCTTTGACCTGGATGATTTCGCCGCCCGCTGGCAGCAGCTTTTTGCGACCTACGACGGCTACGTCGATGGCGCTACCCGCATGACGCTCAACATATTCAACTTCGGCGAAGGACCAGCCAATTCCGGCTCCAATTCCAGTGATCTGGCCGGGGCGGCCCGGGTTGCGCCATTGGTTTTCGCGTTGCACGGCGACTTGATCGCCCTGGTGGAAGCGTCCCGAGGGCAGACCAAAATGACCCACAATCATGCCCGGGTCATTGAAGCCGCTGAATTTTTTGCCCGCACCGCCTGGGCTGTCCTTGGCGGCAAAACTCCGGTAGCTGCTCTGGAACTGGCGGCCGAGGCCGGATACGCCAGCGCCCCCATCAGCCAGTGGCTGCGCCTGGGACTGGCCTCGGCCGGTCAGGAGACGGTGGAAGCCATTGCCGGCTTTGGCCAGACCTGCCACATCGACGAGGCCATGCCCGGTGTGATTCATCTCATTGCCAGATACCCCCGTGATCTGGCTTCCTGCCTGACCCAAAACGTCATGGCCGGCGGCGACAGCGCAGCCCGGGGGCTGTTGGCCGGCATGGTTGTCGGCGCGGCTGTCGGCATGGCCGGACTGCCCAAAGCCTGGGTCGGGGGACTGGCCGCCGGGAAAACCATTGCCGAAGATTTGCAGATCATTGCGGCACATTGACCCCGATACTTGGCGAACAGATTTTACAGCGTTCCAGGGTTGGGGTATAGAGCTTGCTGCATCGTGCCAAACCCGCCCGGCGCAGGTCCGGGCGCGACCGGTCGCTTTTGCCGGCGGCCAGGGGGGAGGACATGGAAGATTGCAAGGCGCATTTGCCGGAACTGGTGCAGTCGAGGATCGATGATCTGGTCAATGTCCAGGACGTCGACGGGGAACTGGCCGTTCATATGAAAGAACTTGAGGCCCGGATGGCGGCCCTGGAAGCCCTGGTTCGGGAAGAGGCCGGCGAGGAAGCCCGGCTCCTGGTTGAGGACATGGAGCGTCTTATCGACCGCATCCGCCGGGATTATGTGGCTATTGCCTACCGCCAGGGTGTTGTGGACGGAGCGGATTTTAAAAAGCTTGTGACCGGTCCGGGTGTTGCCGTCTCACTCTGATTGTTGTTTCCGAACAGCGAGATCTTGTTTCCCTTGTAAAAAAGTGGGCGAGAAGACGGCTGCAACGTCTCCCAGACGGTTTGGCGACGTTGTCACCGGGCGCATGGTCGGGCTGGCGATAGGATGAAGAGACATTATGGCTGACAAGGACATCAAGGACATTGCCCACTGCGTCTATATGATCGACCTCGTCTTGCGCGAGATCATGCATTCAGCAAGCATTACCAAAAAAGAGTTTGCAACCCAGTGCATCATTGACAGTTTCGTGACCATTCTGCGGGAGGAGGGCTATGCCGTCACCCCGGCCCGCCTCAAAAAAATGCTCGCCTACGCCCATTGATTCATGACGTGTTGCGTGGCACACCCGGTTGGCCGCCCCCTGTGCCCAAGGACCCTTGGGGCATCCGGCGGCTATGGTTGTGTGCGGCTTTTAACGAAAGCCGGTGAACGCGCCGGGAGGTGGACTGCCCGGCTCGTGCTCTGCCGTTTCCCACCCGGGATACCGCGCCGTTTGGGCTGCGGTCCTGGTGGTCAGGCAACCCCGGTC
The sequence above is drawn from the Desulfovibrio sp. TomC genome and encodes:
- a CDS encoding sensor histidine kinase, with translation MNAPAPPDPLAVVREAEHAKTVAALCERIKELDCLYEITRLSQRQDTALDDILAGACSVAARAWQYPAVTCVRVTIGGRNRATANWRRPVARQESPIRIQGESVGRIEVGYLDKCAEADEGPFLREERHLLDAVADHLGRIIEARKAEEQVLRLSRELIRAQETERQRIARELHDDVAQNLSLVRLSLDRLAVVPEAGVNPGSDCRDAIQESSARLGAAIASLRNLASDLLPPALDRLGLAEAASNLCRETAVRTGLVVEFSADGLEVARVDFETGLNLYRVLQEALANACRHSRCSRIVVRLIASHPLLLLRVDDDGMGFEPEVRLAEALGQKRMGLWSMGERVRLLGGRLRIRSRPGQGVRIKAEIPLGLGGA
- a CDS encoding response regulator, producing MSDSVRILIVDDHGLMRQGLTALLVGHARYAVVGEASDVASAVTAVRELAPDVLLLDIGLGQGSGVEVLSRLEGVHPRPRVLVVTMHVRLDLVAECFRTGAMGYVVKDSAASSLLAGIDAVMRGERYLDATITPQVLMRLDEYAARRPQPRDPAYEGLTRREQQILRLLAEGRTPSAIAAELFVSKKTVENHRGNIFGKLGLTNLAELVHYAVRLGIVDLDDNPAQ
- a CDS encoding ADP-ribosylglycohydrolase family protein — protein: MSDSAKAMVLGSFIGDALALGPHWEYDTTALAQRFGSVTGYIDPPEDSLHAGKKAGELTHYGDQTLVLLDSLAARGCFDLDDFAARWQQLFATYDGYVDGATRMTLNIFNFGEGPANSGSNSSDLAGAARVAPLVFALHGDLIALVEASRGQTKMTHNHARVIEAAEFFARTAWAVLGGKTPVAALELAAEAGYASAPISQWLRLGLASAGQETVEAIAGFGQTCHIDEAMPGVIHLIARYPRDLASCLTQNVMAGGDSAARGLLAGMVVGAAVGMAGLPKAWVGGLAAGKTIAEDLQIIAAH